In a genomic window of Salminus brasiliensis chromosome 12, fSalBra1.hap2, whole genome shotgun sequence:
- the gfap gene encoding glial fibrillary acidic protein has protein sequence MESQRVLSSYRKRFGPQGSTGSPAVSSRLSTGRLSLHSTPRHLTLSSPGALSTSRLSLGGDRLDFSADSLLKAQYRETRTNEKVEMMGLNDRFASYIEKVRFLEQQNKMLVAELNQLRGKEPSRLGDIYQEELRDLRRQVDGLNAGKARLEIERDNLAADLVTLKQRLQDEITQRQEADNNLNGYRQDVDEAALNRVQLERKIEALQDEISFLKKVHEEEMKELQEQLMAQQVHVDLDVSKPDLTAALRDIRVQYEAMASSNMQETEEWYRSKFADLTDAANRNADTLRQAKQEANDYRRQIQALTCDLESLRGTNESLERQLREMEERFSMETTAYQDTVARLEDEIQTLKEEMARHLQEYQDLLNVKLALDVEIATYRKLLEGEESRITVPVQSFANLQFRETSMDTKLTPEAHVKRSIVVRTVETRDGEIIKESTTERKDLP, from the exons ATGGAGAGCCAGCGTGTTCTCTCTTCCTACCGCAAGCGCTTCGGGCCCCAGGGCTCCACCGGGTCCCCTGCAGTGTCCAGCCGCCTAAGCACTGGCCGCTTGTCCCTCCACAGCACCCCTCGCCACCTGACCCTGTCCAGCCCGGGAGCCCTGTCCACCTCCCGGCTGTCCCTCGGTGGCGATCGGCTGGACTTCTCGGCCGATTCTCTGCTGAAGGCTCAGTACCGGGAGACGCGCACCAACGAGAAAGTGGAGATGATGGGGCTGAACGACCGCTTCGCCAGCTACATTGAGAAGGTGCGCTTCCTGGAGCAGCAGAACAAGATGCTGGTGGCCGAGCTGAACCAGCTGCGGGGGAAAGAGCCCAGCCGCCTGGGGGACATCTACCAGGAGGAGCTGAGGGACCTGCGGAGACAGGTGGACGGCCTCAACGCAGGCAAGGCCAGGCTGGAGATCGAGAGGGACAACCTGGCGGCTGATCTGGTCACACTCAAGCAGAG aCTTCAGGATGAGATCACACAGAGGCAGGAGGCTGACAACAACCTGAATGGATACagacag GATGTGGACGAGGCCGCTCTGAACAGGGTGCAGTTGGAGAGGAAGATTGAAGCCCTTCAGGATGAGATCAGCTTTCTGAAGAAAGTCCATGAGGAg gagaTGAAGGAGCTGCAGGAGCAGCTGATGGCTCAGCAGGTTCATGTGGATCTGGATGTGTCCAAACCGGACCTGACCGCTGCACTGAGGGACATCAGAGTGCAGTATGAGGCCATGGCCTCGTCTAACATGCAGGAGACAGAGGAGTGGTACCGCTCAAAG TTTGCGGATCTGACAGACGCAGCCAATAGGAACGCGGATACTCTGAGGCAGGCGAAGCAGGAAGCCAATGATTACCGTCGACAGATACAGGCCCTAACCTGCGACCTGGAGTCACTGCGTGGAACC aacGAGTCTTTGGAGCGTCAGCTGCGTGAGATGGAGGAGCGCTTCTCCATGGAGACAACAGCGTATCAGGACACAGTGGCACGTCTGGAGGATGAGATCCAGACACTGAAGGAGGAGATGGCTCGACACCTGCAGGAGTACCAGGACTTGCTCAATGTCAAACTGGCCCTGGACGTGGAGATCGCCACCTACAGGAAACTCCTGGAAGGGGAGGAGAGCAg GATCACGGTTCCTGTGCAGAGTTTCGCTAACCTGCAGTTCAGAG AAACCAGTATGGACACTAAACTGACCCCAGAGGCTCATGTGAAGAGGAGCATTGTTGTCCGAACTGTTGAAACACGTGATGGAGAG ATTATAAAAGAGTCCACCACGGAGAGGAAGGACCTGCCATGA